Below is a genomic region from Anoplopoma fimbria isolate UVic2021 breed Golden Eagle Sablefish chromosome 20, Afim_UVic_2022, whole genome shotgun sequence.
ATTTCCGTGCTCATTTTTGTCTCATAAGTTTTGGGTTGATACCATTTGTTACAGATTTGGTTCTaaatataacaatttattttgtctcatttcACTGACATCAAGATGAAGAAACTGAAAGtacaaaaatgctgactcatttcctgtgtttttttaacccaGATTTCATGCATATTGTGGTTTGTTGTTCAGTGccagttttatatatatatatatatatatatatattttttttttttaaatgttattgcCTGGCTAACAGTATCGCAATGTAATGAATCGTAACCCCTGCATCATGATACGTATCGTACACAGCCCTAATGGTAACCATTTAATAAACAATAGCCATTGAATAGTGAATTATACTTATTGACataaacagtgtgttttttttttttgctttagattTCATTATCTTGGCAGCTATTGTAGCACATCTCCATTTTTCCTCCAGTATAACATAGAGTTTCTTAGTAGTAGTGAAATGTCGAAGTTGCAAGAAAAGGAGGCAGCAGTACTGCGCCTCCACCTCTCCTTTTAGAGCAGACTGAACacagcctgtctctccacctcactctctctctttctatcttagtctctcgctctctctatGACTGCAGTATGGaaacaataaatatgcaaattccGTGAAATATCCCAAAGCCAGATAAGGAAGCAATGAACTTGCAGCGGAGATAGGGGGCCTCTATTCAGTGCCTTTATTTGACAAATGGTGTTAAAGCAGAATGTAATCATTCTCCACAAATGATGCACTCAAGAAATGGCAGATGGCAAGATAGAGCTTTCATGTACTAATTTTTAGTCGCTCTGTATTAGACAATGGAAATTATTGGTATAGACAGTGCATTGTTCACAAATGGCTGGCTCACAGCTATTGTTTGCCATTCcttgttttacaaaatgaagCTGCATGTTTATGTGGTTGGGAAAGTAAGTTCTGACAAACAAAAGTCAGAGATAAAAATGCAGCAAGGCTGTTTTCATGTCACTCAAAAGTCAGTGAAACTTTCTCCAAAGAATTCAAACTTTGAGCAAATAACGATTCACCCAACTACCTATAtacaacattttcattcatcatGACGTACATGGCTGAAGCTGATAAGAACAGTATGACGCTGGCTAAGCATGTTACAATAACTACTTTTGTTTGAAAATtgcaataaacaatattattgtcattataataccattttatgccactgatataacaataatatgatGGCATAATAATGCAAGTTCACCCTTTAAGAGAGCAATTAATCACTTAAGAATATTTAGACTTTTGAAATggaatgtgatttttttatttttatatccttaataataaaaatgataaaataaaggcacgcaacaaaaacaataaataaactcttGGGCTCTGTTGAAAAGATTTGCACTTAAATTTGACACAAGGGTATAGAGAGTCAACAGTCAATATACTAACAATGAGGTTTCTCAACGATTATGACCTTTGTTAACAAAAAGAAGTGTTCGATTGGAGCCGCGGCCACATTCGTTGGCCATTCATTGGTTTCTGAACACGAATGCCCATTAACTGCTGACTCATTTAACTACTATTTGGTACTATCATAAAACATGTGGAGCAACTAAGTTAACTTAgttacttaacttaacttaactatCATACAATAAGTCgataacataaaaatgattgaggtcGTGACCATATATCGTAAGATAAGTCAATAACGTAATTATCGAGACAGGCCTAATGAATGCTCTTAAGTCAAATCAGTTGCAAAAACATTGAGCAAAAAAACgaaaacacaggaagtagcCAAATGTTTTGTCATCCGCATCCTAGTTCGCAGACTGCTGTCAAAGGGGATCCTGATCCAGGTCTTTCCTCTCCACGAAAAGGAGGAACTGAAGAGGCTTTCATTTTCTTGGTACCAAAAGGTGAAGCTGTCCTTTCAACCTCTGGGTAAGTAGACAAAGTGTCAATTATCTCTCAATGTCATTGTGTGAACACCTAACTAGAAAAGGACACACAACCCACTTTATAATTCGTTGTTTTGATGTAGGGAGGTTGTTTCTCAACCTTTTTAtggatgttttgtttctcttttgattaatttcatactattttcctttccttttgtaattattttggcTAACTTGCCCTCCACTTTCTTCTCCGTTCTTTATTCCCAGATGATATCAGACACTACTATGGCGAGGGTCAGGCCCTCTACTTTGGCTTCCTGGAGTACTTCACCTTCGCCCTGGTGCCCATGGCTCTCATCGGGGTGCCTTACTACCTGTTTGACTGGGAGGACTACGACAAATATGTCATCTTTGCTGCATTCAACTTGGTCTGGTGCACCGTGATCCTGGAGGTACGGACGGTGATGGCGTCAACATACAAGTCACTTAAAGTGGAATTCAGAAAAGTTTAAAAGGAGTATGATACATTGTAGCATGAATGAATAACAATCCAGTAAAAGCTGTGTAACTGAAGAGCCCAAACCTTTTCACCCCCTACCAGCTGTGGAAGCGTTGCAGTGCCTCGCTAGCCTACCGCTGGGGCACGCTGAGCAGGAAGAAAGCCTTTGAGGAACCCCGGCCCGGCTTCCACGGCGTCCTCGGGTTCAACCCTGTGACGGGCCGCGAGGAGCCGCTCTACCCAAACGCCAAGAGGCTGTTGCGCGTCTACCTTGTGTCCCTGCCCTTCGTCCTGCTCTGCCTCTACCTGTCCCTCTACATCATGATGATCTACTTCCTAATGGAGGGATGGGCGCTCTCGGTCCACGACCAGGAGCCCACGTTCTGGACTGGAATACTGTGTTTCATCCCCAGTATTATCTATGCTGTGGTCATAGAGGTTATGAACCTCATCTATAGATATGCGGCTGAGTTCCTCACTGAGTGGGGTGAGTAGTCCTGATGCACAAAATCTACAATCAGAAAGAACAAGTTTATTTCACTTGCCATTTTTAAGTCGCTTATAacttcacaaaaataaataaatacaacttaatGTAAGCAAACAATTAGATCCCACCTTCTTAAAGGGGAGCCACACCCATTTAGATACAGTCCAAAAATATAGGTAGATATAAAGCTAATATGCTAAAACTCAAACTAGTGATGTGATAAAGTGAGGAGATGCTCCATAAACAATTAATTAgaacatgtaacaaatgaaaCTGAGCACCAGTAGAATGTCCTGAGTATATAGTACTTATATATAGTTTAACTGAGAATCAACATTAGAACAAAACTAATTTGTGTGTAAAAACGATAACAGACAAAATCAATCTCCCATTCATTGTCTATGGAATAGCTCCAGACTTAGttctctggtttctggcttTGAGAGAGAGCTGCTCATGTTCACATATATATTGATTGAACTTTCCTTGACTATTAAACATAGTTGATTTCTTTTTAGTAGAGTATATTTATGATTTCCAAAGGGTCAAACAATCAAGCATAAAGGTATAAATATGTACCCTGGTTTCCAAATTACCCTCAACACAGAACACATTCTGTGTTCAATGAGCCAGTCATATCTATATAGGGATCGGATCCTCTTTATGGAGTCTGCTATGTTGCACCcccatgtttagttttttttgcctttatttgataTTGCTGAAGacaggaaagggagagagagaggggttgcCACGCAGCGAAGCAGCACTGTTCTGATTCAAACCCTAGCCCACTGTCTTTAGAGAGGACTTTTCATGTTTGGCGTGGGACACTGTAGTTCTcctaaattcaattcaattcaattcaatttattttgtatagcccagaatcacaaattacaaatttgcctcagagggctttacaatctgtacaaatgcgacatcctctgtccttccctcacgtcggcacaggaaaaacccctttaacagggagaaaaaaggaagaaacctatgggagaacgacagaggagggatccttctcccaggatggacagaatgcaatagatgtcatgtgtacagaatgaacagcatagcagagatacaacacattcaatgtatatgacataaatgattcatataataagactacttataataacagcagcaattattatagtagaattataattatgaaaatagggatagtaatgtgattaataataataatcgaagtagcagtgggtgtcagtcggctcacagcaggaggcacgactacggtccaggtaccacaacgattcatggaaacctgcagagcgagaaagcaaaaagggcttcagggtggaagtaaagctaaaatgcttaatggtacaggtaatagtaatagtaatgtgactagtaataataatggtggtagcagtcggtgtcagcagggccgtagcaggatgcacgaccacggtccaggtacagccacgatttatagaagcctgcgaagcgagaaagcacaaagactccagggtaggagagagtctagtgtcattcgcagtgagcatgcagcactatcaacgagatggtcaatctgagacggactaaagttagcgtaggagtcctctgttatattgagcaatggtactgaataaaaccctgaagaaatcgcttctttaaatttagctacagcattatcagatagacatctagtgtagaaacttttgcctaatggcgtacactctggtagaaaaaattcaaaggttattagataatggtccgataaaagagagttctgttgagagacaattacattttctatttcaataccatataccagaacaaggtcgagggtatggttaaatgCTCGTcacacgggagaagtttcagttggttgcgatatgcaacctcaccgctagatgtcactaaatcctacacaccgTCCCTTTAAGTATAACTCTGAAAAACGATTTATTTCTATCAAATGACCTCTACATCTACTCTCACCTACATACATCTGACACCAAGGGACAGATCTACCTGTTAGGGCGGTCAGAGACACATGGAGAACTACTCGtgctgaaaaaaagacatttgtaaCAGAAAGGAAACGCACTGCTCTTTTAATCTGAAACATGCACCAAGAGCCCAAATGTATTTCAATGATTGGacacaaacaatattattgtaACACTTTTATCAGGagacattttgatgttttcCTTCGTCTTTTTGGACGTTGGGCTATATGATGTAAAATGCAAATGGAAATGGTCTGTGATATCTATTTCTATGTATTTCTGTAGGATAGGCGAGgaaatgtgctgtgtgtgaaATGGAAGGAGCTGATGATTTCCGCATTTCATTTGTTGTAACTGACCTGCTCCCATTTGTGTTCTCCCCTCTGTGTCTTTAGAAAACCACAGGCTAGAGTCCTCATATCAGAATCACTTGGTCCTCAAAGTATTAGTAGTGAGTataaatcacatatttaaaacatgacGTCGCCAATTTCATCCTTCAGTGATCCTACAGAGTGCAGCTTTTCTTGTCAACACCGTCTCAACTCTTTTCCCCGCAGTTCAACTTCTTCAACTGTTTCGCCTCGCTGTTCTACATCGCCTTTGTTATGCAGGACATGGTGCTGCTCAGACAGGTAGGCCTTCATTCCTCGCATCTTTCCTTTATTCTTTcaaggttttttcttttcctttaatACATCATTTTTCTGAAGTATTATTATCTTCCTCTTTGTGCCCGTGTTTTGATTTGGTCTTAATTTacttctgtttcctctcctcctcctttggttattttaatatttccctTCTTACATCTTTCCTCCCCCCTTTtgccttttctttgtttatttcctcCAACATTATTGCTTCTCACCTTCCATATTCATCTTTCCTTTCTccactctttccctctttcattcctacCTTCACTTTCTTTGTGGCTTTTTTTCCTGTTACCccacttttatttactttcctTTACCTCCAACCTTTTCTTACATACCACCCCACCTGGTTTTCATGTTTACGTCTGTATCCAGAGTCTGGCCACGTTGCTGATCACCAGTCAGATCTTGAATCAGTTCATGGAGGCCTTCCTGCCCTACTGGCTCCAGAGGAGACGCAACAAGAAGATGATCCGCAAAGTCCAGAAGAGAAAATCCCTGGAGGACAAAGAGCTTCCTCTGGCCGATCAAGTCCGGCTGGAGGCCGACATGAGCACCTACTTGGTAGGTGTACCAGACAATGAAAGCTGTTTTGTTATCACGCGTCCTTCATAGTCCATTAATGTGGGTATCCGTGTAGGTCAATATGTCCGTCTTtgcctccgtctctctcagGGAACCTTTGACGATTACCTGGAGCTCTTCCTGCTGTTTGGCTACGTGAGTCTGTTCTCCTGTGTCTACCCGCTGGCTGCGGTCCTTGTGGTGTTGAACAACATCACAGAGGTTTACTCCGACGCCTTCAAGATGTGTCGTGTGTTCAAACGACCTTTCTCCGAC
It encodes:
- the ano10a gene encoding anoctamin-10; amino-acid sequence: MLGGLSADSGGSRFTHLVVVELASDTKEEAIAWLLSRIRATQQNGGAELLVEQLGPGVNAQEKENPNMFLVGATWQRLLSGAEAVGLFKEFHDGSMRGFTCANKHNFKDFKGDGDSFLSVAECQYIIKHELDTLRAKDETHVPGHSQVKLYPGKSIIRRLLSKGILIQVFPLHEKEELKRLSFSWYQKVKLSFQPLDDIRHYYGEGQALYFGFLEYFTFALVPMALIGVPYYLFDWEDYDKYVIFAAFNLVWCTVILELWKRCSASLAYRWGTLSRKKAFEEPRPGFHGVLGFNPVTGREEPLYPNAKRLLRVYLVSLPFVLLCLYLSLYIMMIYFLMEGWALSVHDQEPTFWTGILCFIPSIIYAVVIEVMNLIYRYAAEFLTEWENHRLESSYQNHLVLKVLVFNFFNCFASLFYIAFVMQDMVLLRQSLATLLITSQILNQFMEAFLPYWLQRRRNKKMIRKVQKRKSLEDKELPLADQVRLEADMSTYLGTFDDYLELFLLFGYVSLFSCVYPLAAVLVVLNNITEVYSDAFKMCRVFKRPFSDPAANIGVWQLAFEAMSVIAVVTNCSLIGMSPQVKTYFPESDTQLILWTVAIEHGLLAIKFILTFLIPDVPKHIQINLARLEFESLEALKKKKILEASEFSKSVQ